In Haloterrigena turkmenica DSM 5511, a single genomic region encodes these proteins:
- a CDS encoding CBS domain-containing protein, producing MHDTISVSEIMVTDVVTAPPDATASRAATLLRDEGVSSVVVVRDGEPIGIVTEGDFLEHLCERTDLGSVELTDVLSAPLETIAPDTSIVDAVAILRESGFEHLPVVDGGSDADDPADLAGILTTTELSYYVPHLARRTGGLGADRPRQRVRTDTQYERDDWTFEYRADNESTVDVGDVARFSKVISESDVEAFAEISGDTNRLHLDAAYAAETRFGERIVHGVLATGLISAALARLPGLTIYLSQESSFLAPVPIDDRVTAVCEVVDDLGGSKYRIETTVTDGDGTTVLDGDAVVLVDDLPPEATAEDEPVAHD from the coding sequence ATGCACGACACGATCAGCGTCTCGGAGATCATGGTCACCGACGTTGTCACCGCCCCGCCGGACGCCACCGCCTCCCGCGCCGCGACGCTGTTGCGCGACGAGGGCGTCAGTTCGGTCGTCGTCGTCCGCGACGGCGAGCCGATCGGTATCGTGACCGAGGGCGACTTCCTCGAGCACCTCTGTGAACGCACCGACCTCGGCAGTGTCGAGCTGACCGACGTGCTGTCGGCGCCCCTCGAGACGATCGCACCCGACACGTCGATCGTCGACGCCGTGGCCATCCTGCGCGAGTCCGGCTTCGAACACCTCCCGGTCGTCGACGGCGGGAGCGACGCCGACGATCCCGCCGACCTCGCCGGCATCCTCACCACGACGGAGCTCAGCTACTACGTCCCGCACCTCGCCCGTCGGACGGGGGGACTCGGGGCCGATCGCCCGCGACAACGGGTGCGAACCGACACGCAGTACGAGCGCGACGACTGGACGTTCGAGTACCGCGCCGACAACGAGTCGACCGTCGACGTCGGCGACGTCGCCCGGTTCTCAAAGGTGATCTCGGAGAGCGACGTCGAGGCGTTCGCCGAGATCAGCGGCGACACGAACCGGCTGCATCTGGACGCGGCCTACGCGGCCGAGACCAGATTCGGCGAGCGGATCGTCCACGGCGTCCTCGCCACCGGGCTGATCAGCGCCGCACTCGCCCGCCTGCCGGGACTGACGATCTACCTCTCACAGGAGAGCAGCTTCCTCGCGCCGGTGCCGATCGACGACCGCGTGACGGCCGTCTGCGAGGTCGTCGACGATCTGGGCGGCTCGAAGTACCGGATCGAGACGACCGTCACCGACGGCGACGGAACGACCGTGCTCGACGGCGACGCGGTCGTCCTCGTCGACGACCTCCCGCCGGAAGCGACAGCCGAAGACGAGCCGGTGGCCCACGATTGA
- a CDS encoding sulfurtransferase, translating into MNDSVVVTPDWLAAHREDPQVRIVDVRDAWEYDGIGHVPGAVSIPFDSYRDESDVDRGTLPGAEAFADLCSEAGISPEDTIVAYDDTHGVFAARFVLTALEYGHDDVRLLDGDYSAWNREYETSSETPDVESTEYEPDPLAPEESPLVDYAAVEAALERGALFVDTREAHEFEEARLPGAVRFDWREVVDDETRRLKPADELEELLAEYGITPDREIVLYCNTARRISHTYVVLRALGYENVSFYEGSLTEWLANDGEVESGEVE; encoded by the coding sequence ATGAACGACTCCGTCGTCGTCACGCCCGACTGGCTCGCAGCGCACCGGGAGGATCCGCAGGTACGCATCGTCGACGTCAGGGACGCCTGGGAGTACGACGGCATCGGTCACGTTCCCGGTGCCGTCAGCATCCCGTTCGACAGCTACCGCGACGAGAGCGACGTCGACCGCGGGACCCTCCCCGGCGCCGAGGCCTTCGCCGACCTCTGCTCCGAGGCCGGTATCTCGCCCGAAGACACGATCGTCGCCTACGACGACACCCACGGCGTCTTCGCCGCCCGGTTCGTGCTCACCGCCCTCGAGTACGGCCACGACGACGTGCGCCTGCTCGACGGCGATTACAGCGCCTGGAACCGCGAGTACGAGACCTCGAGCGAGACCCCCGACGTCGAGTCGACCGAGTACGAACCCGATCCGCTGGCACCCGAGGAGAGCCCGCTAGTCGACTACGCCGCCGTCGAAGCGGCCTTAGAGCGCGGCGCGCTGTTCGTCGACACGCGCGAGGCCCACGAGTTCGAGGAGGCTCGCCTGCCCGGCGCGGTCCGGTTCGACTGGCGCGAGGTCGTCGACGACGAGACGCGCCGGCTGAAACCCGCAGACGAACTCGAGGAACTGCTGGCCGAGTACGGAATCACGCCCGACCGCGAGATCGTCCTCTACTGTAACACCGCGCGGCGGATCAGCCACACCTACGTCGTGCTCCGGGCACTGGGCTACGAGAATGTCTCCTTCTACGAGGGGAGTCTAACGGAGTGGCTGGCGAACGATGGGGAGGTAGAGAGCGGCGAGGTCGAGTGA
- a CDS encoding dihydrolipoyl dehydrogenase — protein sequence MDEYDLIAVGGGSGSQVATAAAERGLETAVIERGPLGGACITRGCVPSKALIHRADIADSVRHAEAFGVGAALEGVDYGEMTAAIHDTVYEKADRQEASLEDAENVTLYRGEGRFADERTLEVDLNDGGDVEVRGDSVVLGVGGRPMIPPIDGLEDVDFLTSDDALFLDEQPDSLVVVGGGYIGAELGYFFAALGTDVSLVGRSERLVPREDDAVSEVVTESLERYCDVYTGYEAAKVAENDTGVVVTAEPNEGGDGDDGESSTGDGVELEADDLLLATGRRPNTDTLNLEATGVETDDGEYVVVDDRLETTCDGVWALGDIVGEQPFKHAADYEAKTVSANLLEDGDQAVDYGAMPHAIFTEPQVASVGRTEGELEDADREYESATVPFDAAPLGMIMDADDGFVKVLAAPDGEILGCHIVGPQASTLIQEVVTAMEGGGTVDDVAEPVHVHPALSEVVYTAFDELSSSEFSTAPDWRDVSDE from the coding sequence ATGGACGAGTACGATCTGATCGCGGTCGGCGGCGGCTCGGGCAGTCAGGTCGCGACGGCGGCCGCCGAACGGGGCCTCGAGACGGCCGTGATCGAACGCGGCCCGCTGGGCGGCGCCTGCATCACGCGGGGCTGTGTCCCCTCGAAGGCGCTGATCCACCGGGCTGACATCGCCGACTCGGTCCGCCACGCCGAAGCGTTCGGCGTCGGGGCCGCGCTCGAGGGCGTCGACTACGGTGAGATGACGGCGGCGATCCACGACACGGTCTACGAGAAGGCCGACCGTCAGGAAGCGAGCCTCGAGGACGCCGAGAACGTCACGCTCTACCGCGGCGAGGGCCGGTTCGCCGACGAGCGAACGCTCGAGGTCGACCTGAACGACGGCGGCGACGTCGAGGTACGGGGCGACAGCGTCGTCCTCGGGGTCGGGGGTCGGCCGATGATCCCGCCGATCGACGGCCTCGAGGACGTGGATTTCCTCACGAGCGACGACGCACTCTTCCTGGACGAACAGCCCGACTCGCTGGTCGTCGTCGGCGGGGGCTACATCGGCGCCGAACTTGGCTACTTCTTCGCTGCGCTCGGGACGGACGTCTCGCTCGTCGGGCGAAGCGAGCGACTCGTCCCGCGGGAGGATGACGCCGTCAGCGAGGTCGTGACGGAGTCGCTCGAGCGATACTGCGACGTCTACACGGGGTACGAGGCGGCCAAAGTCGCAGAGAACGATACGGGCGTCGTCGTGACGGCTGAACCGAACGAGGGCGGAGACGGCGACGACGGGGAGAGCAGTACCGGCGACGGCGTCGAACTCGAAGCCGACGACCTGCTGCTCGCGACGGGGCGGCGTCCGAACACGGACACGCTGAACCTCGAGGCGACCGGCGTCGAGACCGACGACGGCGAGTACGTCGTCGTCGACGACCGACTCGAGACGACCTGCGACGGCGTCTGGGCGCTGGGCGATATCGTCGGCGAGCAGCCGTTCAAACACGCCGCGGACTACGAGGCGAAGACCGTTTCGGCGAACCTTCTCGAGGACGGCGACCAGGCGGTCGATTACGGCGCGATGCCCCACGCCATCTTCACCGAGCCACAGGTCGCCAGCGTGGGGCGAACGGAGGGCGAACTCGAGGATGCGGATCGAGAGTACGAGTCGGCGACGGTCCCCTTCGACGCCGCGCCGCTGGGAATGATCATGGACGCCGACGACGGGTTCGTAAAGGTGCTCGCGGCGCCCGACGGCGAGATTCTCGGCTGTCACATCGTCGGTCCGCAGGCCTCGACGCTGATTCAAGAGGTCGTCACCGCGATGGAGGGCGGCGGAACCGTCGACGACGTCGCCGAGCCCGTTCACGTCCACCCGGCGCTCTCGGAGGTCGTCTACACCGCTTTCGACGAACTGTCCTCGAGCGAGTTCTCGACGGCGCCCGACTGGCGAGACGTGAGTGACGAGTGA
- a CDS encoding RNA-binding domain-containing protein, giving the protein MTDIYRVDVEITAPIYDTEVTSRVVDAVANIFPNADLEEEFGEVRAEAHAMDHFSDLLHRQEILDTARGEFFANREGDTFSFALKKQAAFEDRINFSVGEPDELGEISVRVRVEEPTVEEYIDHIAPPTEDGRPVDA; this is encoded by the coding sequence ATGACCGACATCTACCGCGTCGACGTCGAGATCACGGCGCCGATCTACGACACCGAAGTCACGAGTCGCGTCGTCGACGCCGTGGCCAACATCTTCCCCAACGCCGACCTCGAGGAGGAGTTCGGCGAGGTCAGGGCCGAAGCGCACGCGATGGACCACTTCTCCGATCTGCTCCACCGCCAGGAGATCCTCGACACCGCCCGCGGCGAGTTCTTCGCGAACCGTGAGGGCGATACATTCTCCTTCGCGCTGAAGAAGCAGGCGGCCTTCGAGGATCGGATCAACTTCTCGGTGGGCGAACCGGACGAACTCGGTGAGATCAGCGTTCGGGTCCGCGTCGAGGAGCCGACCGTCGAGGAGTACATCGACCACATCGCGCCGCCGACCGAGGACGGTCGACCGGTCGACGCCTGA
- the asnB gene encoding asparagine synthase (glutamine-hydrolyzing) — protein sequence MCGIVGAYGWTHDETLSSMLDWIEHRGPDEEGSYLDRDAGLMMGARRLSIVDLEGGSQPKWNEDETVGVVFNGEIYNHGELRERLSREGHQFESECDTEVLVHLWEEYGEEMVSHLEGMFAFSIWDRETETVFLARDRFGIKPLYFGKTDRGYVWGSELPALLIGGVDRTIDPAAVYNHFSLEYTPAPQTLLEDVWKVEPGQSVTITDDGVETRKYWDLLELETGTRTTSMAAAADRLRTLLERSVEKRLMADVPVGAFLSGGLDSSAVTGIASQLKDDQLKTYSVSFTDDRLDESDEARLVADHFGTDHHEVDIDLSSMDLFGEMMQYLGEPTGHLQMLPMYALSERASQDVKVALAGEGADELFAGYPWYQHVPEHKRKVDFMPEFTHDVAGAVAQVAPVGNKHLRYFSGLKNNEEMLLNHVCGFTTFRPEPDEFLRTGESAATSGLRANVGEVTAEVADPALEQHMSTYETGYTLPDYHLYKADHMSMAQSLELRVPFLSKEMVEFAHSLPAELKVNDDDVKRVLKTAVSDLLPDQILEREKMGMRPPVEDWFEEEHDSIETWFTREKLRQTPYVDANRATALRDAHRRGEESVGRTLWMILTYVAWYHSFIDEQNAVV from the coding sequence ATGTGCGGCATCGTTGGTGCGTACGGGTGGACCCACGACGAGACGCTCTCGTCGATGCTCGACTGGATCGAACATCGCGGCCCCGACGAGGAGGGGTCGTACCTCGACCGCGACGCGGGACTCATGATGGGTGCGCGCCGTCTCTCGATCGTCGACCTCGAGGGCGGCTCCCAGCCGAAGTGGAACGAGGACGAGACGGTCGGCGTGGTCTTCAACGGCGAGATCTACAACCACGGCGAGTTGCGCGAGCGGCTCTCCCGCGAGGGCCATCAATTCGAGAGCGAGTGTGACACCGAAGTCCTGGTCCACCTCTGGGAGGAGTACGGCGAGGAGATGGTCTCTCACCTCGAGGGCATGTTCGCGTTCTCCATCTGGGACCGCGAGACCGAGACCGTCTTCCTCGCCCGCGACCGGTTCGGCATTAAGCCGCTGTACTTCGGGAAGACCGACCGGGGCTACGTCTGGGGGAGCGAACTCCCGGCGCTGCTGATCGGCGGCGTCGACCGGACGATCGATCCCGCGGCCGTCTACAACCACTTCTCGCTCGAGTACACGCCGGCGCCCCAGACCCTGCTGGAGGACGTCTGGAAGGTTGAACCGGGTCAGTCGGTGACGATCACCGACGACGGGGTCGAGACGCGGAAGTACTGGGACCTGCTCGAGCTCGAGACCGGGACGCGGACGACGTCGATGGCGGCGGCGGCCGACCGACTGCGGACCCTGTTGGAACGCTCCGTCGAGAAGCGCCTGATGGCGGACGTGCCGGTCGGGGCGTTCCTCTCGGGCGGGCTCGACTCCTCCGCCGTCACCGGAATCGCTTCGCAACTGAAGGACGATCAGCTCAAGACCTACTCCGTCTCGTTTACCGACGACCGCCTCGACGAGAGCGACGAAGCGCGGCTCGTCGCGGACCACTTCGGCACCGACCACCACGAGGTCGACATCGACCTCTCGTCGATGGACCTGTTCGGCGAGATGATGCAGTACCTCGGCGAGCCGACGGGCCACCTGCAGATGCTGCCGATGTACGCCCTCTCCGAGCGGGCCAGCCAGGACGTCAAGGTTGCGCTGGCCGGCGAGGGCGCCGACGAACTGTTCGCGGGCTACCCGTGGTACCAGCACGTCCCCGAACACAAGCGCAAGGTCGACTTCATGCCGGAGTTCACTCACGACGTCGCCGGGGCCGTCGCGCAGGTGGCGCCGGTCGGGAACAAACACCTCCGGTACTTCTCCGGGCTGAAGAACAACGAGGAGATGCTGCTCAACCACGTCTGCGGCTTCACGACCTTCCGACCCGAACCGGACGAGTTCCTCCGGACAGGGGAGTCAGCCGCGACCTCCGGCCTGCGGGCGAACGTCGGCGAGGTCACCGCGGAGGTCGCGGATCCGGCCTTAGAGCAGCACATGTCGACCTACGAGACGGGCTACACGCTGCCCGACTACCACCTCTACAAGGCCGACCACATGAGCATGGCCCAGTCGCTCGAGCTTCGCGTCCCCTTCCTCTCGAAAGAGATGGTCGAGTTCGCCCACTCGCTGCCGGCCGAACTCAAGGTCAACGACGACGACGTCAAACGGGTGCTCAAGACCGCCGTCAGCGACCTCCTCCCCGATCAGATCCTCGAGCGCGAGAAGATGGGAATGCGCCCGCCCGTCGAGGACTGGTTCGAGGAGGAACACGACTCGATCGAGACCTGGTTCACGCGGGAGAAACTCCGACAGACGCCGTACGTCGACGCGAACCGGGCCACGGCGCTCCGGGACGCCCACCGCCGCGGCGAGGAGTCGGTCGGCCGGACGCTCTGGATGATCCTCACCTACGTCGCCTGGTACCACTCCTTCATCGACGAGCAGAACGCAGTCGTCTGA
- a CDS encoding type II toxin-antitoxin system HicB family antitoxin: protein MSSDADADPSEYEALEDADVTMRETEHGLHIADDEVTGVSSQGQTPEEAVRNLAEAVRSYREATDDDPGDDWL, encoded by the coding sequence ATGAGTTCCGACGCGGACGCCGATCCCAGCGAGTACGAGGCGCTCGAGGACGCCGACGTCACGATGCGCGAAACCGAACACGGCCTCCACATCGCCGACGACGAGGTCACCGGCGTCTCGAGTCAGGGACAGACGCCCGAGGAAGCCGTTCGGAACCTCGCGGAGGCGGTGCGATCCTATCGGGAGGCGACGGACGACGACCCGGGCGACGACTGGCTGTGA
- a CDS encoding lysyl oxidase family protein produces MGVLLIVVAGVGMITLGGVAADNPFTVSDSSTDTSTTSGSEDTANEEATPVDEENSTTPSTTESDSEPSDDQVEDDQVEDQPEVNFVPGVRNFDVSIEEFDESSADVEDGFVTPGEHRLLRFDMIIYNVGDADAELGHPENRSDLFEYSDSHNHAHLKGFNKYKILDEAGNEMNAGKKQTFCLRDNFQTRSNASSSAKFDCDYQGISAGWADVYPASLPGQYLVIDDLPDGEYTLQATTNAEGTIDEKCDDDNTVRVDLRINNDTVTVHSSQDDYVKPPSC; encoded by the coding sequence GTGGGAGTTCTCCTCATCGTAGTGGCGGGGGTCGGTATGATCACGCTCGGAGGCGTTGCGGCTGACAACCCGTTCACAGTGAGCGACAGTAGCACAGACACCTCCACAACTTCCGGAAGCGAAGACACTGCAAACGAGGAGGCCACTCCGGTGGATGAAGAGAATTCGACGACGCCATCCACAACTGAGTCCGACTCTGAACCCTCAGATGATCAAGTCGAAGATGATCAAGTTGAGGACCAGCCGGAGGTCAACTTCGTTCCGGGCGTCAGGAATTTTGATGTTTCAATAGAAGAGTTTGATGAGTCCAGCGCTGACGTTGAAGACGGTTTCGTAACTCCGGGCGAACATAGACTACTTCGATTTGACATGATCATATACAATGTAGGAGATGCAGATGCCGAATTGGGTCATCCTGAGAACAGATCTGATCTGTTTGAATATTCGGACTCCCATAACCATGCGCATCTGAAAGGCTTCAATAAATATAAGATACTTGATGAAGCAGGCAACGAGATGAACGCGGGAAAGAAACAGACATTTTGTCTTCGGGATAACTTCCAAACCCGCTCAAACGCCAGCAGTAGTGCCAAGTTCGATTGTGACTATCAGGGAATTAGTGCGGGGTGGGCCGACGTGTATCCGGCGTCTCTACCCGGCCAATATCTTGTTATTGACGATCTCCCTGACGGAGAGTACACGCTTCAGGCCACGACGAACGCGGAAGGTACGATTGACGAGAAATGCGACGACGATAACACCGTTCGAGTTGACCTCCGTATCAACAACGACACAGTTACGGTCCATTCTTCACAAGACGACTATGTGAAACCCCCTTCCTGCTGA
- a CDS encoding YihY/virulence factor BrkB family protein: protein MNVRRDRVETVLRAIVHELKVERVTFMAGSIAYNAFLSLLPLLLLLLTIISSVGDEGLERGLLSITRAALTPGAADVLVEELQTSTAGASLLGLAALLWGALRIFRSLDMAFSDIYESQAENTFLDQLRDGLVVLVSVAAVVAVVIVLESLGGGLEAVGGTAGWLLHRLLLVVATGVALVPMYYLFPDEPKITVVEVLPGVGVTAVGLVTAESAFRLYVEYGSTNAENGLLSGVIVLMTWLYVSGLVILVGAAVNAVLSNRSEDVSIEPVIGGVALEAGSAGATVPDGADGAARTVDPIRTIGALEDRLPTASDVRIVVDGESVQVPPPDRVDGDRETSAIPFVDDSVGVGLRWNVRDGDAEADSDTEADEGAADETTESDAVRDAARRDA from the coding sequence ATGAACGTTCGACGGGACCGCGTCGAAACCGTCCTGCGGGCGATCGTCCACGAACTCAAGGTCGAACGGGTGACGTTCATGGCCGGGTCGATCGCGTACAACGCCTTCCTCTCCCTGCTCCCGCTGCTCTTGCTCCTCCTGACGATCATCAGCAGCGTCGGGGACGAAGGCCTCGAGCGGGGGCTGCTATCGATCACGCGCGCGGCGCTGACGCCGGGCGCGGCGGACGTCCTCGTCGAGGAACTGCAGACATCGACGGCCGGGGCCTCGCTGCTCGGCCTCGCCGCCCTCCTCTGGGGGGCGTTGCGGATCTTCCGGAGCCTCGATATGGCCTTCTCGGACATCTACGAGTCCCAGGCCGAGAACACCTTCCTCGACCAGCTGCGGGACGGCCTCGTCGTGCTGGTCTCGGTCGCGGCCGTCGTCGCCGTCGTCATCGTCCTCGAGTCGCTCGGGGGCGGACTCGAGGCCGTCGGCGGCACCGCGGGCTGGCTCCTCCACCGGCTCCTGCTGGTCGTCGCCACGGGCGTCGCGCTCGTCCCGATGTACTACCTCTTCCCGGACGAACCGAAGATCACCGTCGTCGAGGTGTTGCCGGGCGTCGGCGTCACCGCCGTCGGCCTCGTGACCGCGGAGTCGGCGTTTCGACTCTACGTCGAGTACGGCTCCACGAACGCCGAAAACGGGCTGCTCTCGGGGGTCATCGTTCTGATGACGTGGCTCTACGTCAGCGGGCTCGTGATCCTCGTCGGCGCGGCCGTCAACGCCGTGCTCTCCAATCGCAGCGAGGACGTCTCGATCGAGCCCGTGATCGGCGGCGTCGCCCTCGAAGCGGGGAGCGCCGGCGCGACCGTTCCGGACGGAGCCGACGGCGCCGCGCGCACCGTCGATCCTATCCGGACGATCGGCGCCCTCGAGGATCGGCTGCCGACCGCGTCCGACGTGCGGATCGTCGTCGACGGCGAGTCGGTTCAGGTGCCGCCGCCGGACCGCGTCGACGGCGACCGCGAGACGTCCGCGATCCCCTTCGTCGACGACAGCGTCGGCGTCGGGCTCCGCTGGAACGTTCGAGACGGGGACGCCGAGGCGGACAGCGACACCGAAGCGGACGAAGGCGCGGCGGACGAAACCACCGAGTCCGACGCTGTGCGCGACGCCGCTCGGCGGGACGCGTAG
- a CDS encoding signal recognition particle protein Srp54 encodes MVLDDLGSSLRGTLDKLRGKSRISEEDIEEIVKEIQRSLLSADVDVSLVMELSDNIKERALEEEPPAGTPARDFVLRIVYEELVDLIGDSTELPLEEQTILLAGLQGSGKTTSAAKMAWWFSTKGLRPAVIQTDTFRPGAYEQAKEMTQRAEVDFYGNPDNDDPVEIARKGLEKTSEADVHIVDTAGRHALEDELIDEIEEIEDVADPDTSLLVLDAAIGQGAKDQAQQFDESIGIDGVVITKIDGTAKGGGALTAVDQTDSSIAFLGTGEEVQDIERFEPDGFISRLLGMGDLGQLAERVERAMEQTEMEEEDWDPEDMLQGSFTLHDMQKQMEAMNNMGPLDQVMDMIPGFGGGIKDQLPDDAMDVTQDRMRTFSVIMDSMTEAEKEYPKAIGASQIERIARGSGTTEEEVRELLQQYKMMEKTIKQFQGMGSEQEMQRMMKQMQQGGGGGGGMGGMGPFG; translated from the coding sequence ATGGTACTCGACGATCTCGGGAGTTCTCTACGGGGCACCTTAGATAAACTCCGCGGGAAGTCACGCATCAGCGAGGAGGACATCGAGGAGATCGTCAAGGAGATTCAGCGCTCCTTGCTCTCCGCCGACGTCGACGTCTCGCTCGTGATGGAGCTGTCGGACAACATCAAGGAGCGAGCGCTCGAGGAAGAACCGCCGGCCGGGACGCCGGCGCGGGACTTCGTCCTCCGCATCGTCTACGAGGAACTGGTCGACCTCATCGGTGACTCCACCGAGTTGCCCCTCGAGGAACAGACCATCCTGCTCGCGGGGCTGCAGGGGTCCGGTAAGACTACCTCCGCCGCGAAGATGGCGTGGTGGTTCTCGACGAAGGGACTCCGGCCCGCCGTGATCCAGACCGACACCTTCCGCCCCGGCGCCTACGAGCAGGCAAAGGAGATGACCCAGCGCGCGGAGGTCGACTTCTACGGCAACCCGGACAACGACGATCCCGTCGAAATCGCCCGCAAGGGCCTTGAGAAGACCAGCGAGGCCGACGTCCACATCGTGGACACGGCGGGTCGCCACGCTCTGGAAGACGAGTTGATCGACGAGATCGAGGAGATCGAGGACGTCGCCGATCCCGACACGTCGCTGCTCGTGCTGGACGCGGCGATCGGGCAGGGAGCCAAGGACCAGGCCCAGCAGTTCGACGAGTCGATCGGGATCGACGGCGTCGTCATCACGAAGATCGACGGGACCGCGAAGGGTGGCGGCGCCCTGACCGCCGTCGACCAGACCGATTCGTCGATCGCCTTCCTCGGGACCGGCGAGGAGGTCCAGGACATCGAGCGCTTCGAGCCCGACGGCTTCATCTCGCGGCTGCTCGGTATGGGCGATCTCGGCCAGCTCGCCGAGCGCGTCGAGCGCGCGATGGAGCAGACCGAGATGGAGGAAGAGGACTGGGACCCCGAGGACATGCTCCAGGGCTCGTTCACCCTCCACGACATGCAAAAGCAGATGGAGGCGATGAACAACATGGGGCCGCTGGATCAGGTGATGGACATGATCCCCGGCTTCGGCGGCGGGATCAAGGACCAGCTGCCCGACGACGCGATGGACGTCACCCAGGACCGGATGCGCACGTTCAGCGTCATCATGGACTCGATGACCGAGGCCGAAAAGGAGTACCCGAAGGCCATCGGCGCCAGCCAGATCGAGCGCATCGCCCGCGGCTCGGGTACGACCGAGGAGGAAGTTCGGGAACTGCTCCAGCAGTACAAGATGATGGAGAAGACGATCAAGCAGTTCCAGGGCATGGGCTCCGAACAGGAGATGCAGCGCATGATGAAACAGATGCAGCAGGGCGGCGGTGGCGGCGGCGGAATGGGCGGGATGGGGCCGTTCGGCTGA
- a CDS encoding sensor histidine kinase, with amino-acid sequence MPDRSEPSVTGGDDAATAAYERITDAVFALDSEWRFTFCNEQAERLLRRSETELLGTVVWEAFPDAFSPFRATYERAMDTQEPVAFGARSEPLDDWIEGRAYPSENGLTVTVRVDTEHVRRRERLDRRRTALQNAYEVIADPDRSLDEQLQSLLGVVRETIGTEYGTLSCVHEDADEYIFEAVDAPPDADLEAGDTTALEATNCERVVSSERTLVLQDVDADAPELADRAGNAEWGISCYLGTPVVVDGDVYGTFCFYDMEARTEAFSDWEVTFVELLGNWVSAELERREYEADLETSNERLEQFAYAASHDLKEPLRMVESYLSLIERRYGDVLDEDGREFIDYAVDGAERMKAMINGLLAYSRVETRGAPFEPVDLNAVFEDVRSDLELQLTETSAELSRESLPRVEGDPDQLQQVLQNLLSNALQYSGDEPPRVRVSAERRGDEWIVSVSDEGIGVDPDDADRIFDVFQRLHSHEEFDGTGIGLALCERIIERHDGEIWVESVPGEGATFRFTLPAATARES; translated from the coding sequence ATGCCCGACAGATCGGAACCGTCCGTGACAGGCGGCGATGACGCGGCGACGGCGGCCTACGAGCGGATCACCGACGCCGTCTTCGCGCTCGATTCGGAGTGGCGGTTCACCTTCTGCAACGAGCAGGCCGAGCGGCTGCTCCGGCGATCAGAGACGGAGCTACTCGGAACGGTCGTCTGGGAGGCGTTCCCTGACGCGTTCTCGCCGTTCCGGGCGACCTACGAGCGTGCGATGGACACGCAGGAACCGGTCGCGTTCGGGGCCCGATCCGAACCGCTCGACGACTGGATCGAGGGACGCGCGTATCCCTCCGAGAACGGGCTCACGGTCACCGTTCGCGTCGACACGGAGCACGTGCGACGGCGGGAGCGACTCGACCGGCGCCGGACGGCACTGCAGAACGCCTACGAAGTCATCGCGGATCCCGACCGATCGCTCGACGAACAGCTGCAGTCGCTGCTGGGGGTCGTTCGGGAGACGATCGGAACGGAGTACGGAACGCTGTCGTGCGTCCACGAAGACGCCGACGAGTACATCTTCGAGGCCGTCGACGCGCCGCCCGACGCGGATCTCGAGGCCGGCGATACGACCGCGCTCGAGGCGACCAACTGCGAGCGGGTCGTCAGCAGCGAACGGACGCTCGTCCTCCAGGACGTCGACGCGGACGCGCCGGAGCTGGCCGACCGCGCGGGCAACGCCGAGTGGGGAATCTCCTGTTATCTCGGGACGCCGGTCGTCGTCGACGGTGACGTGTACGGGACGTTCTGCTTCTACGACATGGAGGCCCGAACCGAGGCCTTCTCCGACTGGGAGGTCACCTTCGTCGAACTGCTTGGCAACTGGGTGAGCGCCGAACTCGAACGGCGGGAGTACGAAGCGGACCTCGAGACGTCGAACGAACGCCTCGAGCAGTTCGCCTATGCCGCCAGCCACGACCTCAAGGAGCCGCTGCGAATGGTCGAGAGCTATCTCTCGCTCATCGAGCGGCGCTACGGTGACGTCCTCGACGAGGACGGGCGAGAGTTCATCGACTACGCCGTCGACGGTGCCGAGCGCATGAAAGCGATGATCAACGGCCTGCTCGCGTACTCGCGGGTCGAAACGCGGGGCGCCCCGTTCGAACCGGTGGACCTGAACGCCGTGTTCGAGGACGTGCGAAGCGATCTGGAACTCCAGCTGACGGAAACGAGCGCGGAGCTCTCGAGGGAGTCGTTGCCCCGCGTCGAGGGAGACCCCGATCAGTTACAACAGGTCCTCCAGAACCTCCTCTCGAACGCACTGCAGTACAGCGGTGACGAGCCGCCGCGCGTCCGCGTCAGCGCTGAGCGGAGGGGCGACGAGTGGATCGTCTCGGTCAGTGACGAGGGAATCGGTGTCGACCCCGACGATGCGGATCGCATCTTCGACGTGTTCCAGCGCCTGCACAGCCACGAGGAGTTCGACGGGACCGGCATCGGGCTCGCGCTCTGCGAGCGCATCATCGAGCGCCACGACGGCGAGATCTGGGTCGAGTCGGTGCCCGGCGAGGGAGCGACGTTCCGGTTCACGCTGCCGGCGGCGACGGCCCGCGAGTCGTGA